The following is a genomic window from Bactrocera tryoni isolate S06 chromosome 2, CSIRO_BtryS06_freeze2, whole genome shotgun sequence.
taagctcggcCATTGAGACGCCacttccggtgacccctcggaaaaaaaatgcgcccgcgttggctgGATAACTCCCAACAGGATCATCGAAAgggaaaaatacgtgttttagataaaatagtaacttagaacttggacgaaggagaaaactgaaaattgcatttttcgcagacatttttacaaaaaaattaaaatttcagtaaaaatttcgcgaattttttttcaaatagttgtaggtcgaaaataaagttcttcgttcaagtctttaagaattgtatctcaaagaccatGAAGATCGGTTAAATAGTTCTAGAGAAAtattgccaaccgacttcaaaaacacagtttcgagaaaaacgcgtttaaagatggcGCACTTAGCTTAGCTGGCCTCGAGCATACAAGTTcttaaggctgtatctccgaaactaataCTCGGTTTAACTAGAAAACttaagacaatattctagaggtgttttAATAGAATTTAGTAAGACAAAGAAACCGGTTtctgaaacccgtaaacccatgtaaccgctTAATCTCTATAATTTCTCACTTTCTGGACACCACATTCTATACGTCGGTAGAAAAACTAGAACTCCAAGCAGATATCAAAACACCTACTGAAACATCAGTGGCGATCTGAAGTCTGGGAAAGAAAGGGTTGGGCGTGGCTAAATTTTTAAGGCTgaggttttgtttttttattttttctagtacataaaaaaattcttccacgaaatttggtggAATCTTACCATATTATGTCCCAAGcacactgtattttttatttaaaatattttttgtctttatATGACATACAATCtactatgtatttgtatattctTTATCATTTTCGAATACACTAGTATAATATTTCATGCTCACCTCAGATTATGCACCTTGAAGATTTGAAAAGTATTTCTcagtatatttaaatacttatagTAATCAATCTATTAATTAAATTCACGCATAAAAACTGTAACGAATCAATAATACGCTGCACGTGGATCCAGTATTTATTAAGTGTTTGTCTCGCCCTCATGACAGCCAACTTTTGTATTGAGaaactattaatatttataaataattgaaaggAATCTGTAATTGCTTTAAATTAACTCTtcataataacaacaattacaacagtTACAACAATTACAAACTATGTTACACGTAGCTCGGGCTGTTGCGCACCCACAATTAACTCGTAATTGGCATCGAGAAATCCGTAAAAGCATTTTACAGCGGAACAAGGACACTTGCGGGAGAATGTCATTGCACCTGCATTGAATCGCAGTGGTTGACCATTATTCCGCAGAAGCACATGAGAACTGAATGCAGCGAATAGTGTGCGAATGTTGTGCGAATGTTTGTCAGCAAGCGTCCAGACCCTTATTAATTTATGGGAGACTAATAGCACTCGAACAGCAGCGTGCCAATTTCACCTTTGATTTCTAACATCAAGTAAACTGTGTCTGGGAGAAAACGAGTATTTCGAGCAGATGTCAAATAGTATTAATGTAGTATTTGAGTTGTGTCTCGGAGTGACATGTGCTTGTGGGATATCTATGATTGTTTGTAAGATAGAATTCGATTTAGATGGTATATTTATGCGGAGACTCTGCTCTTGCGGAGAAACATAAAGAaagcataaataatataacatacatacatacaattaaattatttatgatcGACAAGCAAAGTGACCTAGTTAATGATATGTGCCGCACCATTGGCTCAATCTTCGCTTAGACCGTAGTGTTATGGTAGTTTATTGAAACTCACTAAAACAAGAGAAACCCATAACTTCGtctgcatcgaagctataatacgcttcataaatgtaaaatattcttTTCTAGAATTTCCTTCCTATTGTTATTTGTACGGAAACtaatgctatagtgatccggtATCGGCGAACCCGAAATATGAGTAGCCTCTTAGAAAAGAAAGAGCAAAATTTCTGATCCATAACTCAAacactgagggactagtttgcatatatacagacagacacacAGATGGACGTACAAATATTGGTTAAGAATCGGAGATTACCACGTCTCTAGGCAAGGGAAATATGACTAAAAACCGCACGGTCGGCTTGTCGTTTAAACTGGTTAAAACATATCACGCGTGATCCAAGTAGgagtactttttttaattgcctttttttgacaaatcaggtatgagtcgtgtcaagttggCATGTTATTTTCGTTCAGTTATGGTTTGgcgtttcatcatggaaagatttacGCCTGAACAATGTTTGCAAATGTTCAACTCCAGCATTCATTGTTGGATAATATGCGACCGAATAGACAATCTCCAGCACACAGTaaggaaaatatagcagccgtagctgagagtgtacacgaagaccgtggagagtcgattcaacGTCGTTCGAAGCAACCTGGACTGACGTTCCAAGCCACATTGCTTCGTTCTATcaactcttgaaaagttttaaaaggatccaagccaaattttgcgaacataaccgtcaatgcGACTATTATAGCGCCATCATAACCGACtctttgatgcctgaaattaaagctcctggtctcggcgacatttgttttcaacaagaCTGCGCTACTTCtaacacatcgcatcaattaatgaatttattgagataacacttcggtgagcagattatttaacgttttgggccgatcgattggccaccaagatcgtgtgctATCACACCGTTATACTTTTTTcggtggggatatgtaaagtctaaagtctatgcggacaatcacgcttcgattcaggcttcaCGCGggtcattcgccaattaccaaTCGAAACGTTCGAACAAGTCAATGCCAACGGCCAAATAATGATTTTTCGaacgataataaacattccccattaaatttgaagtttctgtgatttttgttttaaatgtggggaacctcgaaatgaatcaccctttatatgtAGTCAGAACATGGAACTCATATAGTATACAGTAGATACTATACAAAATGGGAGTAGTTGCGATATAACTCTGCTCCCGCACCcgttatgtatttatattcattAGGGAATACGTAAACAATGTAACGGTTATCAACGTTCAGTCTAAAATTCCTCTtcatagtaaattttaataattaaacacTAGAGAGAGAACCAGagatttgaagcaaataaagTGATTCTTCACGAAAACCACGAGACTTTAAGTTTCATGTCTCCTGGAATCCGTTTCCGGCTCGAATTTCTATAAAGCGATGGTTGCCCAATTTGCGTCTGAATATATTTCAGTTCTaggtttgtttaaattttcggtATATTTAATGTCAATAACTGTAAGCGTATTCTAGTACTTCGAAGGGTGTGAGGAACTGTTTCCTTTGCTTtcgtttgaaaatttgaaaccggaatacagacatacatataccattcatagaaatattttttcgctaggttggtatgacaaatgtcacatcaaaataatcattagtctTAAGTATACGCTCgtctttctgaagtatataaagtgcattcggcaatttttacgatgagtgaaattatttaacaaagagttccattaaattttgtgtgcagaatcaaatttctggtgccgcaAAAGGTTAAGAATGCTGGAAAAAGCCTTCGTTGATAAATGTTTGTCGCGCGCAAGTGGTTGggattgatacaaattattcaatgaGGATCGATAATGAGtagacgacgaaccacgtccaacACCAGCTGatgatcaataaaataaaagaattggtgcttgagaatctaCAATTAATAGTCAACGATATTACtggtatcgttggaatatcggaaggatcagcgAAAATCACGCCAAAGCAGgccaaaaatcaaggttatgtttaCAGTTTTCGATTTCATCGAAATCGAGGTGTGATGCACTCCGAATTcgttccgaccggccaaaccaGCAAAAAGGAAgtatatttgagtgttatgtggTGTTTGCGCGaagttattcgtaaaaagaggctggAATTATAGGtcgacaattcttggttttgcACCTCGAAAATGTTCCGTCGCTtattgcattgattcttcgtgagtttttcgctaaattttccacaaatattgtgccgcaatcaccgtattcgccagatttagctccatgtgacttctagttattcagaaaactcaaacgaccgctccgaggAAACCATTTTGAACGAGAATTGCTATGCGCATTGAAAGCTATTCCTGAAATTGATTTTAGAAACTCTTACGAGGATTGCAAAAAAGGCTGGCACGATTGTTGGTGaggccaagggggattactttgacaaggacgacatagatttcgaaaaatgaattaaaaattttaaaattatgaacaaagtcttactatttttcgcCCATAGtcgtattttttaaatgtatttccTTTCTCCAGTGACCAAATGATTGTGAATAAAACAGAATTTTTGTTTCGgcaaactatatatatatttttttttgttttcaaataaacaatACTCTCACTACAGAAAATTCCacaaatgtataatattttaaattgcttgTAAAGCTCTTTATTTTCTAGCAATATTCTTACAATCTACGATTAAATATGTCTATAAAAACaccatttataaaaaatacgcAGTGGAATACTTCGTAAATGAACCGGCAACAGATCTTCGTAAGAATTCTGTCGATTTACTTCTATAGAAGCTTATTTACCACTACCAACGATTCTACATTGATCGGaacaaatattttgtggtttggtaaattggtaaattttgtttgaattatttgtcGTCTTACGTTTGTAacggtaaaaatttaaaaaattacatataaatttatcaaaaattgtgTTAAGCACATACAAAAGTTATTACATAACAAATTCACATCGATTCAGCTTACAAAAGCAgccattaaatatatatatttttttttttatatcaaattgtttattaaaaatttttgatttcgtGTTCCGTATTAATTAGCAGCGTTTTATCGTTTTACTAACTctctacttgtatatatgtatgtacattgctTATGCTAGTGATAAATGTATGCTTTGCctaaatctaaaaaattgttcatcaTTTTGCTTTAAAAGATTTGAAAAATTGGCGTATTGAAGTTGAAGATGCACGCGGTCCATGCATCGCATTatgcgcgtatgtgtgtgtgtgtgtttcccTTGTGTGCAGTAGACGCGATATTTTGTGTCACGAAAAATCCGCTAACCCAACTCACACAACTTGAAAAGATTTAACCTAATTTATGCTCGTATAATTGTACAAATAACAATATGACATCACTTTCGTTCACATACGTGTCTGTTATCACCTATTCAATTTAAACAAAGTACAAAAACAATGTGCATGGAAAGAGGATCCTGCCATGGCTTTCAAACACTTACAGCGAGCGCTAAGCGCAAGAAAGCACaacaaaaccaaagaaaattgaaagaaatcaaGCGGTTGGCACCGATCTTATCGCGTGGTGTTCAGCTTCCAACGCAAGAAGAGGTACGCGGAAACGCGCAGAACCACGAAGATGACAATGAGTGCAATAATGTCGAGTGTGAAGTTAGCGTCGACCATGTCCAGTTCCTCGAGTGTGGTGAGCGGCGACTTGAAGTGACAGTAGGTCTGGAAGCACCTAAGTTTCTCGCGACCATAACCGTAGGTGGCCAAAGCGGTGCCTTCGAAACCGTAGCGGATGTAGGAGAGGTAGGTGATCCAGCGTAGGTAGATGGGTATCGCATCGAAGGACACGAAGAAGCCGGAGAAGAGCAAGAATGGCACGGACATGACAGGCGCCAAGAACACACCGTTCTGCACATTCATCGCCGCACCGACTACGAGACCGACGGACTGTGCCACGAAGGCGATCATTAAGCAAGCGCCCAAGAACATGCCAAAGCGGAAGAGCTCCCACGGCTGGGAGGTGAAATAGTAAACCAGGCTCACATAGACTACGCAGAATATTGCCTAGAGAGGAAATATTATAATTGAATTGATTTATTGGCAGCGCTTAAACTCACTTGGAATGGCAGATCGGCAACCGAAATGGCCAGATAATATGACTTGAGCGAGTACCAGCGATTGAAGTTCTCTTTCAGCAGCACCGGCATCTCCAGCGGGACTGCAAGAGGAAAACAATTgagtattaaatttaaaaatttactcgaattcgaaaaaaatttcatttacatgACAGAATCGTTATGGTCATGGACGTGTACATCAAGAACAGCATGTTGAAGAAGAGGAAGCCCAGATTACTCAACACTTTCGCGCCATCATTGCCGATATCGTAGTAGAGAGCGCCAATAAGGAAGCCAACCAGGAGATGAGCAAATAAACGCAAGTACATAAGGgtctataaaaacaacaacaacaaaataaaagttagaaaaaacATTCGTGTACGCCGAAATGTATGCTTTTGCAATGAGCACTCACCCAATCGCGATAACTGAAGAGCAACGTGCGCTTTAACACCACCCAAAACTGGTGGAACTGCGATGTGGGATAACGTTCGGGCGAAGTGATCTCCTCGTTCAACAAGGCCGTCGTGCAGTTGTCCGCCTTCTCAACATCGATCATGGCATCGCCCTTCTCATTCGTGCTCACCACGGGCGCAGCGCTGGCATCGGCTGCCGACACATTCGAACTCTTCACAATGTCATTCACCAGATTGCCATTCAGTATGCCATTATTGAGCGTCAAATTCTCTTCGTATTTACCGTTATTTGCATTTGTCGCATTCTTATCCAATATGGCTTTCAAATTGTGCACCTTCACCAAATCATTGCGCATTTTCAAGCCCTCATAATCGGCGGCAGAGCGTATGTCCTTCTTACCGTTATCGATTGCATCGACCAATTTGCGCGTGTGATCGCCATGTTCGCCGCAAGCGACCTCAATCACATAACTTGCCGGATTGTGGTAGCTGGGACATTCCAAACCGAGCGTGGAGAGGAATGGCACCAGTTGTTTTGTGCTGCCCTGGTACACACACTGACCGTCGGCTAGCGTGTAAAGCTGATCGAACATCTCGAAGAGACGTGCAGACGGCTGATGGATGGTGCAAATGATGGTGCGACCACCAGCCGCTAGAATTTTGAGCAAATGTATGCATTGGAAGCAAGTTGAGCTGTCCAGACCGGACGTGGGCTCATCGAAGAACATAATCGGCGGATTGCTGACGAGCTCCAGAGCGATGGAGAGCCGTTTCTTCTGTCCGCCAGACAAATTGCGTGTGAGTGTGTTGCGGTGTTCGCTCAAGCTGAGTGTGAGTAAAATGTCGTCGATCTGCAAGTGAGACAGAGATGGTGATTAGTGGGGTTCTATGTAATCAGATTGGGGAAAATTCTGATTATTTTTGAGAGATAAATTTTCAGTTGAGTTgtgttattaaaataatgtcgtacataataaaaaaacggAAAGTGTTGCAGGAACTGAAAATTtgagataatataattttttttttggtacgtGGGGTTCACgctcttaaataataatttctgatAGATTAAGCAAAAACGCACCGATATTTCAATTCCGTTTCTtaaattattctaattttttatgaaagataagaaaaaatatttaatttaatcaacTTGAAGTGTTGAGAACTTTTTCATATGCACATaaagataaatttattttatatcttgTACGTGATTTGAAGATTTCTGTTTTTATCGAATTTAATTGGTTTGTCATCTTGTCACATAAATATCGCCGACTGGCGGACGTGCGAAAAAACGCAAGCATTTGTGCCTCATAAACATATTTGCTTTAGAGAACTTGTTAACTGGCTCAAGTCGACTTAAGCTCAGACAGCTGCTTTGCTTTCTAGTGAAAATATGGACACCTCTCGTAGTTCTACGGCGTCATAACTAAGGGTTTCTGGTTGCTAGGTATTGTTTTATGGTTAATGCCACATTCAGTATCCAACAAATTGGTTAGTAAAACgcaaattatttgaatcaattAAGTTGACTTATGTTACTTAAACGAATTGTTACAGAAATAATCATGAAATAAACTTAATGACATGAACGATTAATTTAGAGCTTGAAAGAAcatgaataaatgaaataaaaataattgaagctTTGACTTGCAGCTGCCACGCTCcttccaaaaaccaaaaaagccgAAAGTAATAAGATGTTTTTCTTAATGTGAACACGCGCAAGTCGTAAAATGATTACTTGATAAACCGCCTACAAAttcgaatttaattaaaacagaaaaaaacattatttcatttatttatttttattattatttttatttattttaaatatttctttcaagaacttgattttgatatcGGCCGTTCCTACGGCCTTAAATGCTTCTTAGTAAAAAACGCCCTCAATGAAAAAGTTACCAATTACCGTGGCAAACGAATTaaagattacgatttgaggtcgtgcacctggaatgtccgttgtcttaattgggaaggtgccgctgtccagctggttgatgtcctcgtaaaaattaaggctgacatcaccgccgtctaaaaagtgcgatggacgggacaaggactgagaggAGCATTTACTGCAGTGGCCATAAAAAGCAGCGCAAATTcagtgtgggattcgtggtgggagagagccTCCTTCGCCGGGTCCTgggcattcaccccggtggatgaacgtctagccacaatcagCATCAAAGCtaagtttttcaacatattgcagatttgcgcccacgcctcgacggaagagaaggacggacgataggaaaattcatcaagctacctggccgTCTCCGGATCGAatagccaccaaccagatcgatcatgttgtgatagacggaagacacgtctccagtgttttggAAGTGCGTACGTTCCGCGGTCCTTACATAGACTCGGGCCACTAGTATATACACTAgtagtataaaaatatgctatgattttttattaaaagtaaataaatgaagtTTTTTAAGGAGCTACCGAGATCACACAcagcttgcatacatacacacatttgagGAAAACAATAATTCGTCTGAAATTAACAACGTCTGGTGGCGCATGCGCGTCATTAAGTGACAGCGACAACGTTCTCGCGTATATTGAAGAGAATTGCCGATATTTGTATAAATGTGAGAACCGGTTTGAATTAGCTACAGAACAAACAGCCACTATACCGCCGCGGGTAAGCCAGTAAAGGAGCGGGGAAGAAACTATATAATTTGTAGAATCATTTTGTTGTCTCATTATTTGTGTACCCATAATTGGCAGCAGACGTAAGAGACAATGAATTGGCTAAATGCAAATTGGAGAATAGAAAAAGTATAtgccaaatattaaatatgcaaaacgCTGTGGTTACTaacatttttagtatttatgcgtttaaaattttctataatttttatgcGAAGTCGTGTGGAAGCGGAAATTTTTGCAAACGGAAACTTCTGGCAAAATGTTTTAAGTTCATTTTTTATGAATAGTTGGCGCCTGAAATAGAGTGGTGAGGTTATAGATAGTTCAAGGTGGGCGAAGATTGGAAAATGTGCTAATATTATTAATGAGTCTTCAAATAAATTCAAGGAGtttaaagcacaaaaaaaaaaaatgatgaatTTATGgcactaaatttaaatattataactgTATCATTCACaaatcacatatttttgctcaaACCTACCATTGAGTTCTTTTCCGCCTTTGAAAATTTCCTGCTAAGCTTCAAGTTCGTGGCCACGGTCATCGCTTCCTGGACGGTTAAATTGCCATGCAATTGATTATCCTGCATAATATAAGCGGATAGTTTACGGAAAACGCTCAGATTCCGTTCGCGTCCATTCATCGTGACGACACCTTCGATATTTGTCGTTCTGTaatgagaaaaaaacacagGCAATTAATTATAAGTGAGCAGCTAATGGACAATATGTCTAGTTGGTGCTATGTTTAACTAAGTACTCCTATGCACACATTTAATATTCAATTCCCATTAGTTGCGCTTCGAAATCACCAACTTCGATAAACATTTCTCGCCACATTTGTCAGCATGACACGTGCTTATGCGCGTTGTTTGAGCGTAATTAATTTCGATTGAGCGCATAAACTATCGCGGGCATACAAATTGTGGTGTTATTATGCCAACATTAGACTACAAATCgacatatgcaaatataaaaaagaaattattggcTTTTAATCTATGTCTATACAGTAGATTGGGCACATTTGATAGAAGCTTGCTTGCATGGGTTGCCTGACTGGCATTAACTTTTTGTAAAGATCCTAATCGGCTGTCATATTGATTGGACAGTCATCGTTTGCCACTAATTATCGTTCGTGAAAAACGGTTCTGTTTGGTTGGTTAATGTAGTTAAAGGATGGTGTTATTTTTTGTATAGAGGTGCTGTTTTGACCTTAAAAGAGCCTTGAGATCAATCGCAAGGGGTCTCAACAATTCCTTCCGGTTAAGcgcatacatttttatgcttttcAGCTTTCTCGGTCTAGGTTTTATGTAATCTTACCAAAAGAATTTATATAGCGATTCGATTTCCGTCATATGGCTTATATCTCCATTTATCATCTTATGTCGGTCATAAGGAGAGAAATAAAGCAAAACTATATTCCATTCACTTCGCCTTGGATAatggtgaatcgaacaaacaactggtacaCTACTTGAAAGAGTTACCCTAACTATAACTTGTATTGAATTCAATTGGATAACTTTGACATATCAAACTTTGACAAGAGAAAGAGTTTGAACGttaacaagcaaaaaaaaactttaacgaAATGGCTTATTATAGATGATTTGCTCTAACTTCTGCTTTCAAAAAgagtttttatacatatttaagatatatGAATATtgtctttactggcgtagacaccgtggttatagccgagttggtTATTCTTTAAGCAAtgcggcgccaattggagatttaaAGCGAAGCCAGGGTCTTCTccgcctggtctttccaacggagtggaggtcttctttgtcctctgcttccaccgttgggtactgcgtcaaatactttcaaagctggagttcATTCttcgtacgcacatctaaaacattAGAGACGTTTCTTCCGTCTATcataacatgatcgatctggttggtggctttccGATTCGGAGACAACCTGGCaacctatgctggaatctagtactacagataaccatatttcgggcttcagcaaagtcgatcagcctcaacccatttggggatgtttcctgaatttaccgactgttatGCCAAATATACCTGGGAGCAGCTCTCATAGTTGTACTCCAAGCGCTCCTAGAAGgaatctttggtcacatcgtccttatCTTCCgttggcgcaaatcagcgataagttgaagaacttcgctttgatacgGATTGTGGCTTGACTTTCATTAACCGGGGTGAATGCTAGTACTCCCACatcgaatttgcgctcctttatatggccgctgTAGTATATTTTACAtagacctactcgcctcagccCTAGTCCTGTCCATCGCAATTCTTAGAGGGTGGTGaagtcagccttcactctaacgaggaaaTCAACCAGCTAGGCAGCGTCACCTTCAAAATTAAGGgatcggacattccaggtgcatattgtttagttttcaattggggcgttttttacatggcgggtcccaaacgcagcgcacaatcctgtggaggggatgtttcgccttctcgcCTTATCTCGCCTTCAAAGAATGCTCTTTGGatactcagagaactttcctcacttgcgcgaACTTCTAGTCATGACTCCATCCATATGTGTACGTACTATTAGCACATAgataaatgcatatttatatctttaagtacaaaatttttcttctttatagTGGATCTATACACTGGACCACTTGATAGCAAATATTGAAAGGAATGCAAATCTTTATATTCCGCTTCTATGAGCAGACAATTATAAAGACTTAATCGCAatgtttttatcaaaataaaactctccacacaaaagattatcaagcatttcttattatttacaaACTGACATACTTCCATTGCAAGACGATTTTCTTTCTTGCAAAGAGAGCACAGCAATGGCAGTTTCACacaaattgttgaaaacatTTCCTTTTTTAGGTCAGAGAAAGGCAAGCAGAGtactatatgcacatatgtatgtatgtacacagagaatgtatgtatgtatgttagtaggaacaaagcgaaaaagaaaatgatctcgttatttgtttttgttgtcggtAAGAGTTCAATGAGCAGGTCATGCTTTCAAAGCTTTAGTTTTTGATACAGAAAAGTGcttattactttttttctataataaaatAGAATACCAGTACTTCGCCATGCCTTGCGAGAGCGTAAG
Proteins encoded in this region:
- the LOC120767964 gene encoding ATP-binding cassette sub-family G member 1; the protein is MERDDYALNLVEKNNRHGGAGGVVIVPAGGSGPQSSSHAASSVAPVSILKTQIVPAPPKTLQHLPKRPAVDLAFHDLTYRVKEGNRSNAKTILKGVSGRLRSGELTAIMGPSGAGKSTLLNILSGYKTTNIEGVVTMNGRERNLSVFRKLSAYIMQDNQLHGNLTVQEAMTVATNLKLSRKFSKAEKNSMIDDILLTLSLSEHRNTLTRNLSGGQKKRLSIALELVSNPPIMFFDEPTSGLDSSTCFQCIHLLKILAAGGRTIICTIHQPSARLFEMFDQLYTLADGQCVYQGSTKQLVPFLSTLGLECPSYHNPASYVIEVACGEHGDHTRKLVDAIDNGKKDIRSAADYEGLKMRNDLVKVHNLKAILDKNATNANNGKYEENLTLNNGILNGNLVNDIVKSSNVSAADASAAPVVSTNEKGDAMIDVEKADNCTTALLNEEITSPERYPTSQFHQFWVVLKRTLLFSYRDWTLMYLRLFAHLLVGFLIGALYYDIGNDGAKVLSNLGFLFFNMLFLMYTSMTITILSFPLEMPVLLKENFNRWYSLKSYYLAISVADLPFQAIFCVVYVSLVYYFTSQPWELFRFGMFLGACLMIAFVAQSVGLVVGAAMNVQNGVFLAPVMSVPFLLFSGFFVSFDAIPIYLRWITYLSYIRYGFEGTALATYGYGREKLRCFQTYCHFKSPLTTLEELDMVDANFTLDIIALIVIFVVLRVSAYLFLRWKLNTTR